One Paenibacillus sp. SYP-B4298 genomic window, TATCGAAGTTAAATCTATGTCTTATGCACTACATAGGCACCCTCGATTTAGCGAGCCAAGACATGTGCCCAGGAAACAAAACAGGAGTTGAAGATGGCCCATGCCCCTGGAAAAGATCAAACGCGCATTACTATGCAAGCATTGTCAGGAATGTTACATCCTCAGAGCCGACTACTTCTGCAATATCGACGGCTGCGATTGCACAGAGGAGAAGGAATTCGAGACGATACTCGATCTCTATGCCTTTCTCTACCGAAGCCTGGACAATGTGAATTATACGGACTATGAGACGCTCTCCTGGAGGGATACCGACAAGGTAGAGCATGCACGGGTCAGTCTCGACCGCAGGTGGCAATCCCATAACAGACACACTAAATCTGCTTATAGACACAAAATGTATATTACGTTGCAGGAAGATACACGCGCCTTTTTCATGGATGAGATTGCTCGGTGCGCGTCACTGGAGGATGTGCTGATTTTTTTAGTTCAATTCCTGCAAGAAATAGATCAGCATCTGCTGCACCTGAAGAATCATTACATGAATTTCCATCGTCATGAGCTTCCTATTCAATCTAAGTATGGATTGCTGATCTACAAACGGGACTCTGAGCTGCGAGAGGCATTGAAAGGTCATCCGGCATCCCGATCATTTCCCGACCCGAATTACCTGCTATTGCGACGAAAGGTGAAGCACTTTTTTGTTGCCCGAGCCAGCTATCGGTACTATGAGGTTAAACACCAGTATGTAAAAACCCCTGACTTTTCCATTGAGAACGTTCTGGACCTTAAGCTGGGACTGCTCCCTGGAATGTTCCATGCAGGCCGGGATTACATTTTCAAGATTGATCACACGTTGACAGCTGAAGGACTGCTTCCATTTTATTTCGCCGGCGTCCATCACCCTGAACAATATTACAGTAACGTGATGGAGCTTTATCGAGACATGCTCAAGAAGCAGCCTCATATCATCATGCTGCCGGAGCTGTTCACGCCTCCCCCGCTTAGAGAAGCGCTCATCACGGAGGTCAGAGCGGCTCATGAGGCCACCCAAGAAGCATCGTCCCCCTTTTTCCTCCTTACCGGTTCGTTTCACGAGGAGCAGGAGGGGCATATCTACAACTTGGCCCATGTCGTGGCAGGCGACGGCGAGGTTTTGCTTGAGGTCAGCAAAATGAACCGTTTTATTTTCCCAAGGGATGAACAGTATGATGATGAACGCTCTTACTTTACCAAATATGACGGTGTCGAGAAGAATGCATATGACCGCCGTATGATCACCTTGTTGGAGACCTCACTTGGCCGTATCGCCTTTCTCATCTGTGTAGATTTCATTAATGACAACATTCAGGACATTCTGCTGGATCGTCAGGTCGATCTTGTCTTTATTATGGCGATGACATCCAGGCCAGGCAGCGGAAAGTTTGTACGAAAAATGCAAGAGCTTGCCGAACGCAATGCTTGCATAGTCGTGTTGTGCAACAATCTGGGAAGTCCCGACATGTCTGCTTCTCGTGCTGTTATTTCTCTTCCAGGGTTTAAACACGTATATCAGACCGATCAAGCCATGCTGGTGGTGACGCTTAACGAGGTCATTCAAGAAATAACGAAGCCCTCGACCTAGTTGGTCTGGATTATGTTGCGCCAACATAAGGTATGCTATAATGAAAGTGTACAATAAGTGTACAAAAGGAGGGATCAACCTATGAATGAGATGTGGTTGGACGCACTTCAAACATGGAGGAAGCTACAGTCTACCCATGCACAAGGAGCGAATGACTATCTCAAGGTATTGCTGCAGCATATGCTGGAGAACTTCAATCGTGCGGATGCCTCCACGCTGGACAAGTGGAGGTACGGGCTTGAATTAACCCTCCCTAACCGCCAGCCACAGGACTGGAGCAGCTATAATATGGGTATGGCTCAATCCATCGTCTATTTTCTACAGCATCAAACCTCGGAGAAAATGAGGACACATACCATCTCTGCTTTGCAGCCATTGGAGAAAAAGATCGTCCTCCTGTTGGCACAAGCCCCCAGAAGCACGCCGACGCAACTGGCAAGCAGGCTGGAGCTCACAAGACAACAAACAAGCAATCTTCTTCGGTCGCTGCGTGCAAAAAAAATAGTGGAGTACATGGAAGCCGGAAAAAGCAGATGGTACTCCTTAACAGAATCCGGGAGCATTGCTTACGAGCAATTCAAAGGACAGGAGGAAATCTCCTCAACGAGCACCAAGAAATCGACCACACTTACCATTGATCGAAGCATCAAGGACGTCAAGCTGTTCCTGGATTTGTATCAGGGTAAGCTGGATGCTGTTCATAAACATGACAGGCATGATTCCAAGAAACAGTACGTCGTCACTCCCGTTCCTCAATCGGACACACACAGCAAAAGTCGGAGCATCCCTCTGACACATTCCTTGGTACTTGAGGAGGCCTATTAACCGTGAGCAGAACCGTGCAAACAGAGCAGTTCCGACTGCTGAATCAATGGTATCTAGCGCTGGCTGAACAAGAGAAGCAAGTCGTTCTTTATAGTCTGCGCGAAGGTTATAAAGAGATGATGGCATTCATTGAGCTGGAACAGCCTGATTTGAAGGATGTATTTGATTATGTATTGGCACTGCTCCGCCAATGGGGAAGAGACATCTCCTTGAAGAAGCTTCAGGAGCGAATGAGAAGATATAAACTCGACGAGGAGCTTATTGGGGAATTATCCGAGCTGGCTTACCGCTCTTTGCTGCTATACCGTTATGCGGCATTTTTGCGTGAGTCGTCCGAAGCCGACTTTGAACATATAGTCTCTAAAATCATGATCGACAACTATGTAGAGCGAAGATATAACTCGTATTCCCTCTGTGCAGAATATCTGGGTATTACCGATGAGGATGCTACCCGTGACAGCTATGAAATCGTGATGAAGCTCGTTGAATATCATTATAAACAGTTGGATACGCTTGAAGAACTAGGCGAGTTCATGGAGCAGGAGTTGGCTTTCTCGTCAAGACAGATCGATATTTTCGCCCAGCAGATCATCATATACCGTGACGCCATCGACCGATTTATAATGTTCAAAAGACTACGATCGCTAGAATCTAAAATGGCGAAGCTGCAGATTGAGGCTTGAGCCGTATCATCTGGTTGCCGCCGCGGATAGGAATCGTATAGAGCCACGGCAATATGGCACTTCGCACCTCACGCAGCCCCTAGCGCGCGGTGCATTGCAGCCTAACAGCGGTCAAGGAGGCGGCACAGGCTCAATTCGGTGTGCAATGCCGCTGCCCCGGACGGCGCTTAACCGCAGGAGCAGGACACATGCGCCCGCCGAGCTACTCCGCTTCCGGGAGCTCGCGTAGCTGACCTGCGCTGCGAATGTGGCGCACGCCATCACTACATAGCCCGAGCGGCTCCCACTGGCAGTCGGCGCATAGTCTGCCGACATCCTCCGGCTGCAGCCGTGCCGAGGCAGCCAGCGTCAGTGCGCGCCAACGCACGCGAAGGCCGGGCGCGGTGCCCAGCGCATGCAGAATGTCGCGATCCTTGCGATCCACGCTCGCATTCAGACAGTGCTGCGGCTGATCCGGCGGAAACGCGCGGCAGATATGATCCGGGCCTTCGATCAGCTCGACAACCGTATCCGGCTCCGTGCGCAGCGTCTCATAGATCGCCGTCATGTTCGTACAGAAATCCTCGGAGTAGCCTTTTCCCCGATAGCCGAGCAGACATAACACATGATGCCCTCTTAATTGAATCGCCGTCATCGCCTACTCTCCTTTCAAATGTTAACCACCATCCGACGTGAGGTTAATATACTTTTTCTTCTGATTGTACCACTCTCCTCTTCCGACACCAAGTGAAACGATCCGGTCGGCCTTCCATACTGCCTGCTGGCAGTGCTCGGCACACAATTGGAGGCCACCATCAGCTCTCCCTGAATCCTTTCAAATGGGCATTGCAAGCCGCCCACAAACCGCATATAATAGACTTGAAAAGGTTTTCAAACTATCTGTTCAACTATTTATGCTAAGGAAGGCGTGCAGTGATGAAGACGACAATCCGTGACGTGGCACAACATGCCAATGTATCCATCAGCACCGTCTCCCGCGTCATGAATGCTCCCGACACTGTCGTGCCGGAGAAGCGTCAGCGGGTGCTCGAGGCCATCGCAGCGCTGCAGTACCAGCCCAATGCTTTTGCCAGAGGCTTGATCTACAAGAAATCCGATACGCTCGGCGTCATGATTCCCGATATTGAGAACCCTTACTACGCCGGGCTGATCCGCGGTATGCAGGATGCGGCGGTGAAGCTGAACCACTCTCTGATGATCTGCAATACCGATCGCGACAAGCAGCGAACGGTTGATTACGTGCAGATCTTCTTCGAGAAGCAGGTGGACGGCATCATATTCACCAGCGACTCGCTCCATGAGGCCTATTATGAGGAGATGCAGCGTTATCGGCTGCCCTTCGTTCTGGCCTCCACCAATTCGTCGGAGTATGACATCCCATCCGTCGACATCGATGACGAGCAAGCAGCATACGAGGCTGTCCGTTATCTGATTAACAGCGGACACCGGAGCATCGGCATGGTCAATCTGCCGCTTGGCCGCACCATCTCAGGCCAGCCCCGCTATGACGGCTTTGCACGTGCGCTTCGCGAGGCCGAGTTGTCCCACTGCTGCGATTGGGTGGAATATGCGGAGCACCGCTATCAGGATGCTTATGAGGCCACCGGCCGACTGCTCGCACAGCACCCTGACATGACAGCACTGTTTGCTGCATCGGATGAATTCGCGATGGGAGCCACCTCCTTCTTGCGCGACAATGGGCGCTCCGTTCCTGAGGATCTGTCCGTGGTCGGCTTTGATAACATACGCATGGCCGAGATGTTCATCCCGAAGCTCACCACCATCGATCAACCCACCTACCAGATCGGCTATCGTGCCGTCCAAAAGCTGCATGAGCTGATTACACATGGCAAAGTTCGGGTATTAAGAGAGAAACTGCCCCATAAACTGATTATTAGAGAGTCCTCCCGCAATCGTTAGTCAGCCTCGTGTCATCCGAATGATCACACGCAAGCTGTCTTCGAGATTTCTGAAAAGCTTTTCAGAATTATTGGAAACGCTTTATGTGGACTGCTTCACAATTTAAAGGAGGTGATGTCTCCCTAGCAGCTCTCAAGCACTCCTATACTCTTGACCGATTCAAAATGAATGCATGCAGCATGCCAATTTTTAGAAGGAAAGGGTTGAGGTCGAATGCAATACCCAAGAAAAAGAAACAGAATGCTCGTCTTTACTTTCGTTACAGCGCTCGCGATGACGGTCACTGCTTGTGGAGGAGGCAACAGCAGTACTCCCCCGGAAGCGCAGAAGCCAGACGCAGGCACGGGGAATACCAATACAGGAAGTAGTGTAACAGCTCCAGCGGATAGTGAATCTGCGCTTGCGCAAGCATTGAAGGGTGAATTCAAGGGCACCAAGGTGACCATGTTCGGACCATTTACCGACGCGGATGAGGTGAAGTTCACCGAGAGCATTAAGGCCTTCGAGGAGCAGACCGGAATCGATATTGCCTATGAAGGCTCCAAGGAGTTCGAGGCCACCATCTCCGTCCGGGTGAATGGCGGCAATGCGCCGGATATTGCAGATTTCCCGCAGCCGGGATTACTGAAGAGCTTTGCAAAAGACGGCAAGGTCATCGATGTCACAAGCTTCCTGAGCGATGAGCATCTGAAGAAGCAATACAACCAAAGCTGGCTGGATATGGCTACGATGCCGGGACCAAGCGGCGATGTGATGGCAGGGGTCTGGGCACGCAGCAGTGTGAAAAGTCTGGTCTGGTACAACAAGAAGCAGTTCGACGAGGCCGGCTATACGGTTCCGAAGACATGGGATGAATTGCTGGCGCTCACCGAGCAGATTGCCCAGGACGGCGATCCGGCATGGAGCATCGGCATCGAGAGCGGTACGGCGACCGGATGGCCGGCCACAGACTGGATGGAGGATATTATGCTGCGCACCACGTCCCCGGAAAACTATGATAAATGGGTGAATGGCGAGCTGCCATTTACAGATCCGATCGTGAAGAATGCTGCCGAGAAGATGTCCGAGATCTGGTTCAATGAGGATTATGTATACGGCGGACGCAAGTCGATCGCCACCACCTCCTTCGGAGACGCGGTGAAGCCGCTGTTCGATAACCCGCCCAAGGCATGGCTGCATCGCCAGGCCGGCTTCATCACCAGCTTCTTCCCTGAAGGGCTGACCGCCGAAGATTATGACTGGTTCCCCTTCCCGTCCATTGACGCACAGTACGGCACTCCGGCGCTAATCTCCGGTGATATATATGCCATGTTCAATGATCGGCCGGAGGTTCGCGCGGTGATGGAGTTCTTCACGACCGCCGAATCGCTTAAAACCTGGATTCAGAGCGGCGGCGTAACCGCACCGATGAATGATGCCGATCCATCCTGGTATCCGAACGAGCAGGAGCGCCGGATGGCAGAGTTCGTCCAGACGGCTGATGCGATCCGCTTCGATGGCTCTGATCTGATGCCGGGAGCGGTTGGAGCCGGGACATTCTGGAAGGGGATGACCGACTATATTAGCGGTACCGTCGATCTGGATACGGCACTCAAGGAAATTCAAGGTGGCTGGAAGTAAGCATCGCTGCCGGGCACTGGCCGCACTCGCTGTATCCGCCGTATGCCCAGCATTCTGATGACCTGGGAGCATACGGCGATGCACGGGGCGGAGGAGCACTGAAGCCACAGGCTGCCGCCCGCCGCGCTCACGTTCAGGCAGATTGCTTCGGACGCATAATACGGGTGCGGCGCAGGGCGCGGCTCGGGCTTACCGCCTAAGGCATGGCGCTGCGGCGCAGGGCCCATGGCACGCGACCGGCAGGGCGCCTCGGCTCTGGAGCTGGCAGTCGGTACCGGGGCATGACGCTGGGCTTCGGCGCCACTGGCTGCGGCCTGGGCTTTGGAGTCGGTGACCTGTGCCTGGATCCCGCGGTGTAGCCCGTGGCCTGCGACTCGCGGCTTGTGGCGGTTAACTGCAGTGGAGGCAACTAGACATGAAGGAGGGATTGTAATGGAGCTGCAAGCCAACAAGGGCAATGCTCTGCGTCTGCTGTTCTTATCCGTGCTTGTGCCTGCCATCAATATCGTGGCTCATTGGCTGATCTTTATGTTCTTTCGCAATTCGGGACTCCCCCCGATCGCCAATGCGCTGCTGGCGGTAGCATGGGGCGCACTCGGCATTTACTCCATATATTACACACTTAACTGGGTCGTCGAGCAATACCCGGAGCAATGGAGACGGAGAATATTGCCCTTTATCTTTGTCGGGCCGGCCGTGCTGCTGCTCGGCTGGCTGCTTGTCCTGCCGACGCTGCGCACGCTGTACCTCAGCTTCTTCGATGCCAGCTCGACTGGTTTCGTCGGATTAGCCAACTATGCCGCCGTCTTCACTGACAGGCTGCTCGTTATGGCGCTGCGCAACAACCTGCTATGGGTCTTCTTCGGCACACTCGCCTGCGTCAGTCTAGGACTGCTCATCGCGATTCTCGCGGATCGCAGCAGCTTCGAGAGGCTGGCCAAAGGGCTGATCTTCATGCCGATGGCGATCTCCTTCGTGGCAGCAGGGGTGATCTGGAAGTTCATTTACTACTACCAGCCAGGACAGGAGCAGATCGGCCTGCTCAACGCCATCGTCGTGGCGCTGGGCGGCGAGCCGCAGGCATGGCTCAGCATGATCCAGCCGTGGAACAATCTGTTCTTGATCGCCATTCTGATCTGGATGCAGACAGGCTTTGCAATGGTGATCTTCTCGGCAGCGATCAAGAGCATACCGGAGAGCATCCTGGAGGCTGCCCGCATGGACGGGGCCGGAGAGATCAAGATTTTCTTCAGCATTATGATTCCGTACATCTCTACGACACTGCTGTCGGTAACCACCACGATCGTCGTCTTTACCTTGAAAATTTTTGACGTCGTCATGATTATGACCGGCGGACAGTACGAGACCGATGTCGTCGCCACCCAGTTCTACCGCCAGCTCTTCATGTACCAAAATGCAGGCTATGGCTCAACGCTCGCCATCGTACTGCTCATCGCCGTCATCCCGGTTATTATCATCAATCTGCGCCAATTCCGCAGAGAGGGGGGCTTCTGATGCTCAGGCGCAAGGGACTACGCAAATCCAAATGGCTCGTCAATACCGTGCTCGCCATCATCTGCCTGATCTGGACCATTCCAACTCTGGGTCTGTTGGTCTCCTCCATCCGTCCGGCAGCAGACATCTTGTCGACCGGCTGGTGGAAGGTCGTCCCGCACCGTGCGTGGACGACAGCCGAGCAGCTTCAGCTACCGCGCGAGACCGATCTGCGCGGGCCGATCGAGGTGGGAGGGGTAACCTATACCGATGATCAGCTACGGTCCGGCGTAGAGCAGGACGGGAAACGATTGATCTGGGAAAACCGACGCGCCCGGCTGCTTAGTGTACAGGAGAAGGGATGGGTCGCTAATACCCAGTTTACAACCCAGAATTACGAGACCGTGCTCGGCGGCAAAAGCTATTCGATTACGATGCCAGACGGCAGCACGAAGACGGAGAAGGGCAGCGGCATGAGCCGATCCTTCTGGAATACGGTAGCCGTCACCGTCCCCGCGACGATCATACCGATCTTCATCGCCTCATTCGCGGCGTATGCCTTTGCCTGGCTGCGCTTCCCAGGAAGACGGACGTTATTCGTCGTCATCATCGCTCTGCTGGTCGTACCGTTGCAGGTGGCGCTCATCCCGATTTTGCGGGACTATACAGCACTCGGCCTGAACGGCACCTACTTCGGCATCTGGCTTGCGCATACCGCCTTTGGCCTGCCGCTCATCACGTATTTCATGTATACCTCGATCAGCCAATTGCCCAGGGATCTGTTCGAGTCGGCCTTCATGGACGGAGCCAGCAACTTCACCATATTCAGCAAGCTGATCCTGCCGCTGTCCGTGCCTTCGCTTGCCTCGATCAGTATCTTTCAATTTCTATGGGTGTGGAACGATTATCTCGTCTCGCTCATCTTCCTCGGCAGTCAGCCGGAGGTGCAGGTGCTATCGATGAATATTGCCAATCTCGTCGGCTCGCGCGGCAATGACTGGCATTTGCTGACGGCAGCGGCGTTTGTCTCCATGCTGATGCCGTTGACCGTATTCTTCGCTCTGCAAAAATATTTTGTCCGCGGCATGCTCGGCGGCTCGGTCAAAGGGTAACCCGGAAGGAGAGAGAACGATGGCAGAAGCCTGGTGGAAGGAATCCATCGTATATCAGGTCTATTGGCGCAGCTTCCGCGACACTAACGGCGATGGAATCGGGGATCTGCAAGGCGTCATTGAGAAACTGGATTATATTCGCTCGCTAGGCGTGACGATGCTGTGGATCAACCCGTTCAATGAATCGCCCGACAAGGATAACGGCTATGATGTGTCCGATTACTATGCTGTGATGAGCAAGGCCGGCACGATGGCAGATTTTGAGCGCCTGCTCGCAGAGACACATAAGCGCGGGATGAAGCTGATGATGGATGTGGTGCTCAACCACACCTCCGACCAGCATCCCTGGTTCACTTCCGCCCGCTCCAGCCGCACCCATCCCAAGCGGGATTGGTATGTATGGCGGGACGGCACACAGATTGGAGCCGACCAGGTGGCACGGGCGGCCCCTCGCCGAGCGCAGGAGGCCCGTAGCGGAGCTCTTGGCGGATCAGAGAGCGCCGCAAGATCGGCAACAGCAGGAGCGGGGACGGAGTGTCAGACTCAGCCTGCTCCACCCTCTAATTGGCGTTCCTACTTCACCCCCTCCTGCTGGGAGTGGGATGCGCAGACTGGGCAATATTACATGCACTCCTTCGCCACGGAGCAGCCGGATCTCAATTGGGCCAATCCCGAGGTGCGCCAGGAAATGTACCGCATGCTCCGGTTCTGGCTGGACAAGGGGGTCGATGGACTACGCCTGGACGCGCTGGCTCTGCTAGCGAAGCCCGAGTATTTCATGGACGCGGACGATCCGAGCGACATCCGCTATTTGACACATCATCCCCGCCTTCATGACTACCTGCAGGAGATGCACCGCGAGGTGTTCGCGCATTACGACATCATGACGGTCGGCGAAATTGCCTTTGCTACACCCGAGATTGGTGTGCAATTCGTGGACGAGGCACGCAAGGAGCTGAATACGCTCTTTCACTTTGAGGTGGCGGATGAAATGCCGACATGGGATCTCCCGCGCTTCAAGCGCATCCAGCGGCGGTGGGCGGCGGCGTTGCAGGGGCGAGGCTTCGGCTCGCAATTTCTGAACAACCATGACCATACGCGACAGGTGACGCGCTACGGCGATGATGGCCGCTTCCGCAAGGCATCTGCCAAGCTGCTGGCCACGATGCTCCACACGCTTCCCGGCATCCCCTATATCTACCAGGGGGAGGAGATTGGCATGACGGGGGTACGCTACGAGACGATCGACGACTACCATGATATAGCGATGATGAACAGCTATGCTGAGGAGATTGGCAAGGGCCGCGACCCGGTGGAGGTGCTTCGCGCCCTGCAGCCGCTAAGCCGCGACAACTCCCGTTCCCCGATGCAATGGAGTGCGGAGCGATATGCAGGCTTTAGCACCGCCGAGCCGTGGATGAAGGTGAATCCGAACTATGTGGAGATTCATGTTGAAGAAGCCGAGCGAGACCCTGACTCTGTGCTGGCCTATTACCGCCGCTTAACCTCGCTGCGAAGGCAGCACCCTGTCATGGTCTACGGCAGCTTCACCGATCTTAGCGGCGATGATCCTCAATTATATGTATACGAACGCGAGCATGAAGGGATACGCTGGCTGGTCGCACTGAACCATGGGGAGCATACACGCAGCTTCACGCTGCCGAAGGAAGAAGCGGCGAAGCAATCTGCAGCCGCAGCCTGGCGGCTCGTCCTGGGCAACTACGAGGAAGCCCGTACAGACGCTACTTCAGGCGATGCCATCACGCTGAGAGCTTATGAGGCGCGGATCTATGAGAACTGCAGCCTGGATGCGAATGTGGAGAGCTAGCCAAATACGGAGACAAGATGTGCGGGAATTCCTAGATTACAGCCAAGTCAAGCAGAGCGATGTTGCTCGGTCTGACTTGGCTGCTTCAGTTGTATACAGCGTCCTCCCATTCGGCCTGAACGCAACTGCTCGCTCCTCTGTTCCGGGTATTACTGTACCCGAATTTCCAGAAGCTCGTATTCGACGACGCCAGCCGGTGCATCTACACGCACCACATCGCCAACCCGTCTGCCGATCAGTTCCTTGCCAAGCGGGCTCTCGTAAGAAATTTTATTGTCCGCTACATCGGCTTCAGCCGGGCCGACAATCTGATACGACAGCTTCTCGGCAAATTCAATGTCGTTGAGCACAACGGTAGAGCCGATCTGTACCTTACTCAGGTCGATCTCGTCAGCATCAACCACTTTGGCTTTATTCAGCATCTTCTCCAGTTGAGTAATCCGCGTCTCCATGAAGGCCTGGTCTTCCTTGGCGGAGTGGTATTCGCTGTTCTCCTTCAGATCGCCATAGCTGATGGCAAGCTTAATCCTGGCCGCGAGCTCCTTGCGCTTCACATATTTCAGATCGTCCAGCTCTGCCTGCAGCTTTTCCAGCCCTTCCCGAGTCAAAATCACTTCATCTTTCGCCATATCTCAATCCGTCCTTCTCTATAAAGTACACAAGTGTACTTATATTCTACGTGGAACGCTGGCAGAAGTACAGTCTATGTCCTACTGCCGACCTATTCTTGCAAGCAATTGCCATCTTGCGTGCAACAAATCGCTCCACATCGTGTATAATTTTTAAGGAATCATTTTCAACCTAACGAAGCCAGCCTTTAACATTCCCTATTACGTTTTATGGAGCATATCAATGAAAAAAATACTAATCAGGCTCGGAGCTGGCATCGTGCTGTTTTCTTTGCTGCTCGTATCCGGGTTTTTGATAACCATTACTGTGACGGACTATGTACCAGAGGAAATCGTTGAACTAGACATCATCAATAATCTAGCGGAACGAACTCTCGGCACGGGCGAGTCCTTTACGATTACATCCTTTAATATTGGCTATGCGGGTCTTGACCGCAATCAGGACTTCTTCATGGACGGCGGCACCGCCTCCCGCTCCAGCAGCGACATGCAGACGCGCACGAATCTGGCCGCAATCACCGCCTTCCTGTCGGCGGCAGCGTCAGACATCTATATGCTTCAGGAGGTCGACCGCAACTCCTCCCGCAGCTTCTACATGGACCAAGCCGACGCGATCTCACAGGCGCTAAATAGCTACAGCTACGCCTTCGCCTACAATTACAAAGTCGCCTGGGTACCGGTGCCGTTGCTTGATCCTATGGGCAAAGCGTACAGTGGACTGATGACGCTCTCCATGCTGAGCAGCACCTCAGCCCGTCGCTTTGATCTGCCCGGCAAGGAAAGCTGGCCGCTGCAGCAGCTAGACCTCGACCGGGCATTCATAGAGAGCCGCTTCCCGGTCGATAACGGGAAGGAGCTGGTACTCGTCAATCTGCATTTGTCCGCATTTGACAAAGAGGGGTATATTCGTGAACAGCAGTTAGCGTATCTGTCCAGCTACATGAAGCAAGAGGAGGCTCGAGGCAACTATCTCGTTATTGGCGGGGATTGGAATCATTCCCTTCCCGGCACGGACCCCTCTACGTTCCCGACCTCCCAGCAATGGCCGGAATGGCTACAGCCATTCCCGGAATCATTCCAGTCGCCGGGCTTCCAATGGGCCACCGATCCGTTGACGCCTACAGTGCGAACACTGGATGTGGCCTATACGGAGGGGGTCAATTTTCAGGCTGTCATTGACGGCTTTCTTGTCTCGCCCAATGTCGAGATCATCTCTGTACAGACTACCCCGCTCGGCTACGAGCATAGTGATCATAATCCGGTGACCGTGGAATTGAAGTTGAAGTGACCCGGTACAAGTGTAAACGGCTGCCGCCGTCTCTGGCGGTCCATATATTAACAAAAGCGGGGCGCCCTAGAGCGTCCCGCTTTCAATGAAGCGATATGTAAAGCCGACGATCGCGCCTGCGACAAAGAACACGGACACACGCATCCACCGTCCTGTATGGTCCGCGTCCAATATTAAAAAAGTAACACCGCTCCCAATATACTAGCCTTCAGTACTGTACCCACGACTAGAGGAAAACAGAGACCCAGCACCAAAGAAATCCAGCGTCCCCACACTATAACAACTTTCATCTAGTTCCTCTCCTCCTTGCGATTCAGCCTTTAAATTTAGGAATGTAATCATACAACACATCCATAGTTCAAGTAACTCGCATGATCCAGTATAACGCC contains:
- a CDS encoding carbohydrate ABC transporter permease yields the protein MLRRKGLRKSKWLVNTVLAIICLIWTIPTLGLLVSSIRPAADILSTGWWKVVPHRAWTTAEQLQLPRETDLRGPIEVGGVTYTDDQLRSGVEQDGKRLIWENRRARLLSVQEKGWVANTQFTTQNYETVLGGKSYSITMPDGSTKTEKGSGMSRSFWNTVAVTVPATIIPIFIASFAAYAFAWLRFPGRRTLFVVIIALLVVPLQVALIPILRDYTALGLNGTYFGIWLAHTAFGLPLITYFMYTSISQLPRDLFESAFMDGASNFTIFSKLILPLSVPSLASISIFQFLWVWNDYLVSLIFLGSQPEVQVLSMNIANLVGSRGNDWHLLTAAAFVSMLMPLTVFFALQKYFVRGMLGGSVKG
- the greA gene encoding transcription elongation factor GreA yields the protein MAKDEVILTREGLEKLQAELDDLKYVKRKELAARIKLAISYGDLKENSEYHSAKEDQAFMETRITQLEKMLNKAKVVDADEIDLSKVQIGSTVVLNDIEFAEKLSYQIVGPAEADVADNKISYESPLGKELIGRRVGDVVRVDAPAGVVEYELLEIRVQ
- a CDS encoding glycoside hydrolase family 13 protein; this translates as MAEAWWKESIVYQVYWRSFRDTNGDGIGDLQGVIEKLDYIRSLGVTMLWINPFNESPDKDNGYDVSDYYAVMSKAGTMADFERLLAETHKRGMKLMMDVVLNHTSDQHPWFTSARSSRTHPKRDWYVWRDGTQIGADQVARAAPRRAQEARSGALGGSESAARSATAGAGTECQTQPAPPSNWRSYFTPSCWEWDAQTGQYYMHSFATEQPDLNWANPEVRQEMYRMLRFWLDKGVDGLRLDALALLAKPEYFMDADDPSDIRYLTHHPRLHDYLQEMHREVFAHYDIMTVGEIAFATPEIGVQFVDEARKELNTLFHFEVADEMPTWDLPRFKRIQRRWAAALQGRGFGSQFLNNHDHTRQVTRYGDDGRFRKASAKLLATMLHTLPGIPYIYQGEEIGMTGVRYETIDDYHDIAMMNSYAEEIGKGRDPVEVLRALQPLSRDNSRSPMQWSAERYAGFSTAEPWMKVNPNYVEIHVEEAERDPDSVLAYYRRLTSLRRQHPVMVYGSFTDLSGDDPQLYVYEREHEGIRWLVALNHGEHTRSFTLPKEEAAKQSAAAAWRLVLGNYEEARTDATSGDAITLRAYEARIYENCSLDANVES
- a CDS encoding endonuclease/exonuclease/phosphatase family protein, producing MKKILIRLGAGIVLFSLLLVSGFLITITVTDYVPEEIVELDIINNLAERTLGTGESFTITSFNIGYAGLDRNQDFFMDGGTASRSSSDMQTRTNLAAITAFLSAAASDIYMLQEVDRNSSRSFYMDQADAISQALNSYSYAFAYNYKVAWVPVPLLDPMGKAYSGLMTLSMLSSTSARRFDLPGKESWPLQQLDLDRAFIESRFPVDNGKELVLVNLHLSAFDKEGYIREQQLAYLSSYMKQEEARGNYLVIGGDWNHSLPGTDPSTFPTSQQWPEWLQPFPESFQSPGFQWATDPLTPTVRTLDVAYTEGVNFQAVIDGFLVSPNVEIISVQTTPLGYEHSDHNPVTVELKLK